tacaacgctactccacctcctcttctactcttccggtttttcttgaacaactgatacccatccactagcacattccagtcatgggactcatcccaccaagtctcagtaattcctactatgtcatagccctctgtttgcaatagaagctcaagctcttctttcttattgcccatactttgggcattggtatataaacacttgtagccttgtacctttgtttgacctttcctacccaggtgggtccccactgtgttcacttcatcattgaagtcgccatgtcgatcgtccccttccccttgtggcatcagtttaaagctctcctgatgaagttctccaggttcgttccaaacgttttcttccctgcccttgagaggtgaagcccatcatgtgctagaaggccttctctaagaaaatctatcccatggtcccagaacccaaagcgctcctgccggcaccaccatctcagccagcgattcacctcaagtatggtccgctccctgcgtgttcctcttcctgtgactggaaggatagaagagaataccacctgagcccccaatgtcttcaactgccttccaagggcttcataatcctctttaattcttgcaacagtattcgaagccgtgtcgttcgttcccacatgaatcagcacaaacgggtacttatcagcaggcttgatgagttttggcagccggtcggtaatatcctgaattctggctcccggcaagcaacacatctctcggaataggggatctggcccagagacatggcgttccatacccctgagcaaggagtccccgacgactaccaccttccgtttttttccacttccatgaggccccatgtcttctgcactccctcttccagatctttgcggttctccttccactgtcacctctgtctccatccctagcacttcaaagcgattcttgagctcaagtggaccagagcatcttcttcgttgacgccttcgggtttgtaccgtagatctgagaggaggctcagaagggagatcggctctttcccctcctccttgactttcctcttcttggctgtgcggagcccccaggctgttgtcattaaaatcctctccctccttgatctcctgaagggtggtgatcctctcctccagggtctgaaccttttcttccaaaactctgaccagcttacacttctggcaagtgaactctgtcttctcctctgggaggaaaacaaacatggcacactccatgcaggtgactgcgaagggggcttcagtagacatgattgccttccaaatgtacctagagtactagcagaaccagtatactagcagagtttcaggtcccccaggcagatccccaggctaagagccacagggcaagagcctctggcgaggaggagccttttgtttcaaaaggtgccttcctgcctagcccagcagggccccaggacactagggggcggggcttgtaaccacgagcaacagcaaccagctgcaaacaacagcaattcactcagcccccaacagcctcacacagaacttaaccagaaccactctctagcaagctatccagaaccactcaccctcagcttctcacacagtagctaggaaaggcaaaaggcggaaagacaacaaacccttaccttctagcttcagctctccaccatgtgctcttgcctcagctcaggtgcttctgctctgcctctggcgaggaggagccttttgtttcaaaaggtgccttccggcctagcccagcagggcccctatactgccttggtcaggccacacctggagtattgtgtgcagttctggaggcctcacttcaaaaaggatgtggccaaaatcgagagcatgcagaggagagcgacgaggatgatcaggggtctggagactgagccctacaaggaaaggctgagggccttgggaatgtttagtttggagaagaggaggttggggggggggatatgattgctctctttaaatatttgaaaggctgtcatttggaggaggtgttaccagaactgctctttattataaggggaaattagctttagcagtctgtaacttaaaattagcgcggatcttaacctatgtctacggaggtcccgattccagacactctagtgaaaaagaggcagactacaaataggttccaaacgcgtgtatttagtgtggcgtaagcctaaacttgcacaagcatacaaagaacacacgagatctaagaaatacagagtaggaaatacagagacgtttgcattagctggttcccaacgatggtggggaatactcacttatcctgaagcgaagcagagacacaacagcgaggtggcccaatgccagcactgggaccacagacggacagcgaggggttctggataggatggcacgagcaacgtgtggtctgagagaccagcttaaataccccaaaacgtaccctggggctggtgctgtacttggtggttctcacagattaaaacaaaggttctaatgggctactgaatggcttggatgggccactttggtaatcagattgtgataagtgacacctcaggaagaggggacaaaagagggagggggaaatccaagtgggctgaaaggatgttccagcggacagggcttgtcctgatgtcatcagctctggaatgcggaggtttctttgagatgcattctctaagtgcttgggatggtcggcacttagttccttctctgggcggctcctaagatatgcagagcggggcgaggtactctcgctgcggacatggtgtgcccgcttcgccgaaatggcttcccaaagcagtctcttcctctgggtcttctggctgcctaagaacatggatgccggctgggcatggctggggctggatagcaggctgcccggtagcgagggcaagctcgggggccgacccgcgggaggctccaggcgggaactgaccagggagcgcctagccaggctcgctggaggtttccccggcaggcgcccggctgctagcagcggcttgggcccatatgaggcaggcttccatggaggcagggggaacagtactcaaaacacagtccaaagcagggaacaggcacggtccgtggcagatggcaatgcaggcacggggcacacttgtaacacagtccaaacacacactgggaagtccagatacaggtctgggcagggctgcccaggaagagagtcctttgtgcagttaaccaaacatggagtcagtaaactacacggtctattgcagcagcaaggtaattaacacgcaggcaggaaattgacacgtgtaccagaacacacatgtgcagggcaatcttcggtgtagcagtaaaacagtaatgcaggaaactttaacacagttcatggcaggccttaaagcatgagagggggcctacttggcaacaattggcaaggagctgtttcagttggcagcagagcgaagcaatgggctaaaactacatgcacaaaggtaccgactggatattaggaaaaactttttcaccgtcagagtagttcaaaaatggaatcagctgcctagggaggtggtgagctccccctcactggcagttttcaagaagaggctggatgaacacttgtcagagatactttaggctgatcctgcactgggcagggggttggactagatggtctgtagggccccttccaactcttaagATTCTATGACCATTCACTGGCTCTCACTTGGCTTTAGGGTGGGGCGGGACGGCGCtaactttccttgcttccttctccctCGGAGCCGAAGCCACGCCCTGTGTTGTTGGTTTGATATTAGGATTTTACAGCagtggcaccttatagaccaagAAGATGCTCAGagttaagctttcaagagtcggcGCTCCCttcgaaagctcacactctgaaaaccttgttggtctctaagttgctgctgggctgaactcctgctgttccaccgcaggccaacacggctacccacctaactatctTCATGGTTTGATATTAGAGCCAGTGTGATGGGAGTGGTTGGAATGTCATACAAGGATCatggagagccaagttcaaatcccgcctctgccatggaagctcacttggtgaccttgggccagtcactctcagcctaacctgcctcacagggttgttgtaaggataaaatggaggagaagagaaagatggCTTGccacaaagggtccctgttgggaagaaaggtggggtataaatgaagtagtaAGTGTTAACTCTTTACTGTCTTCTCCTTTGCCTTCTTTGTAATGTCAGATGGGTAAAATTAGATTTTTCTTCTTATAGTTCTGGCTACTTATCAGATTCTGTGGCATACAGTAGGGGTTGCTGGCAAGTGATAAGCCCGGCACTTGCAAAAACACCAGAAAAGTAATCCCTACGGTACTAGAGATCTGCTTGCTTTGTGTCATTTAAGACTACTTAGGACATGTCCAAAAGTACCCCAAAATTTGTGACTTGAGCACAGGTAACTCGGTTTTTCTACATAGATGTGATTTATGGCTCTTTCCTCCTTCAGTTCACAAGAAAGCATGCTGGTGATGTCATAATGCACAATGCCTGCATCATCGAGGTTATAAAACCTTGTGTGCCATTTGACATGGCAACCAGACAGAGAATGAGAACACAAGAGAGCTGGGAAAGAGAATGTCGAACAGAGGGAGAGCCAGTTCTGGTTCTATGCCAGTAAAGAAAGGATCGATAGTGAAGCCTTGCTCCAGGCCCAAAGAAAAGGGAGAGACACCGCGAAGAATGATCGTGAAAGAGACCAGAGCTGTTGTCATAGATATCGGGACTGGGTCCTGCAAATGTGGGTTTGCTGGAGAGCAGAAGCCGGCCCACGTGATCTCATCAACCGTGGGTAAGCATTTCCAGGAGACTGCGAAAACAGGAGACAATCGGAAAGAAACATTTGTTGGCAAAGAACTTCAGGATGCCGGAATAGCCCTGAAACTTGTCAACCCTTTGAGACATGGAATAATAGTGGACTGGGACACCATTCAGGACATATGGGAGTATATTTTCCACAAGGAGATGAAGATTCGGCCCGAGGAACATGCTGTCCTGGTGTCAGATCCTCCCCTGAGCCCCACCACCAACAGAGAAAAATACGCGGAGATGCTCTTTGAGACGTTCTGCACCCCTGCCATGCACATCGCCTACCAGTCGAGATTGTCAATGTACTCCTACGGAAAGACATCTGGTCTTGTTGTGGAAAGTGGCCACGGTGTTTCTTACGTCGTTCCCATCTACGAAGGCTACACTTTGCCAAGCATTACTGAAAGAGTAGACTACGCGGGGTCAGATGTCACCCAATACCTCATGAAACTCTTAAATGAGTCTGTGAAACTGTTCACAGAGAAAGACTGGAGGATCCTGGAAGACATCAAGGAGAACTGTTGCTTCACTTCCCTGGACTTTCAACAGGACTCCATTGCACCTCTTGGGAAACACGCGATCGAATACGAGCTTCCTGACGGGCAAGTGATCCATATCGGCAGGGAGAGATTCATGTGTTCCGAAATGCTCTTCAAGCCATCCCTGATCAACTGTCAGCAGCTGGGGCTTCCCCTCCTGACCATGACAAGCCTCAACAAGTGTGACGCCAGCCTCAAAAGGAACCTGATGGGCAACATCCTGTTGTGTGGGGGTTGCACCACAATGAAAGGCTTCGCTGACCGCTTCCAGAAAGAACTTACCAAGATATGCCCGAATGACAAACCCATTGTGATAGCCTCCCCTGAAAGAAAAACGTCCGTGTGGACGGGAGGTTCCATCCTAGCATCCCTCAAGGCCTTCCAGCAGCTCTGGGTTCACAGAAAAGAATATGAGGAACGGGGGCCATTTTACATCTACAGGAAATGCTTCTGAGGACCCAACAAGCAGATGACTCAACGCTCCCCCGAGCAGGAGGCACGTCGCTTGAAGAAGTCTCCCGTCTTCTTTTAACCACCAGCATACAATTGCCCTTTGAGAACTGGTGGTTTACCTTCTATTCTCCCTGTATTAAAGGCTTCGTTAACACTCTGCAGTTAACAAAAATGGTGTTTTTTATTTCTTGACACAAATTTGTACACATAAACTCTTCCTAACAAATTTGCCCTTACAAATGCTTTAGGATGAATTCCCCTGTACACTCATTGGGGCTAATTCCACCGAATTCAGTTGGACTATATTCTGAGTAAACGTGCCCAGGATCTGACTAGGAAGACCCTAGTTCAAATTCCCACCCTGTTATGGACCTTGTGTCACGTCTGagtcccatccatgccaattttagtaatccttttgttctgaaccaatgtatcctgctgtaactcaatgtcattttaccaatgtcgtaactatttctttcacaggctttcacaggagTTTATCTAATGAACTGCAATGGTTTCCAGCGTCTCTGACCTTTTATGCTACTCCCTCTCagcctttgctatgtcttgcttcttagTGACTCACTTTGATAATTGCAAATATGTGGAGCGTTCTCACACAAGCAGAGCGCCAAAACCTTGTttatgagtggggggggggggaagagcaggcttgaatgttaaaagagaggtCTCTCTCACacgatgtcattcctgtcaacttttactcttgctgctcagatgcttaccttgcttctgagtagtcctatggacctatatatggaaatgatctgatttctgaataaaagccatttgaccaagaacctgtgtcttgctgcgaTGGTCCAAGgttctgtctaccatatcctgccATCCATCGCCTGacaccttgggccaatcactctctatTGGCCtgatgtacctcacagggttatttttgaggataaaaaatagaggaagggagaCCTATATATCCATAAAAAACGTAACAGCAGAAGGCTGATCCTATTTATCTTCTATATGGAGTTTTCCTGCAGTTTGGGTTCCAAAGTTCAGTGGTTTTACTCCAGGATTCCTTGCAAAATTGTTtcccatttgttgtctttcctaTGGTTTGTCATTCCATGCTTTTTCAAATTGGAAAAAGGTGGTTTTAGAAAATATGGAGAAATGACAAACCACTACAGTTCAACACCCAAACCACAAGAAAACCTCCGTGTGAGACAACCCAGAAGCAGTTTGAATAGAGAGACCTGCAACAGTGTGGTACAGTTAAAAAACTTTAATGGTCTGATGGGGGGGGGATCCCACATGACAGTAATGCACAAAATGAACATTCCACAAGCTTGTCACACCCCGGCCCTCCCATCTCCCAAGACAAACAGAAATGGTATAACCTGACTCCGTGTATGCGTGTTCAGAAATAAGTCCTCTGTGCTTGatactgtcaggtcttgccaggtacctCCCCAGTCACTTCACTGCCTCCCTctgctgtatgagttaaagacgATACCAGTTCAATaagctgtaacaatggaattgaccAGAATGCCTAaaggcagggcttcttttcagggggaacgggggggaacagagttccggcacctctcgaaaatacttggcaatagtgcttgaaaataatattatttcaaagaatcccgtgtgtttcttcctcatttccctcttgagagttccgccatctctttaaccagaaaaaaaaccctgcctaaaggtagtaaagcagGATCAATTATAGGACtctgtctccaccaccaccaccaccacccctgggaAGGAGAGGCTGTTGGAGGTTTTGGCGCGcatcgcctgggaagaagggatgggggggaggggagagaggagctctgctcagtctctgtgttaagtccaaggtcaggttctcaggcttcagcaggaactggtaaccaaaacacctctGCCTGGAAGATCAGCagttagcaacaaagcaacagaGAGTTGGTTTTACTTTGCATGTCCTCAGAGGCACAATACTATCACAACACACCGGATGCATGGCAGGTATGCTGAAGGCCTGTCTGACAGATAGAGATTGCTACCGACAGCCTGTTTTTAGCACCTTCCTATTGAGCCTGTGAGTCGGGTCCCTGGACTTCTACCCTGAAAGCACCACCGTGAGTTGTTATCCTTCACACAACACACAGTTAAGGGCTGAGACAGAGAAAACATAtttaagcccagggctttttttcagcaggaacatggtggaacggagttccggaacctcttgaaaatggtcacatggctggtggccctgccccgatctccagacagaggggagttcgagggcaatctcaactcccctctgtctggagatcagggggcggggccaccagccatgtgaccattttctccgagggcaacccactgagttccaccacctctttccccagaaaattaGCTATGTTATGTTGTTAGTTAGTAGAGGTCTCACACTCACCATCACCCCTTTCCGGCATTCAGATTTTTACCAAACTCCGCAGTAAGGTTTTTAGACTTCAAGGAATGCTTCAAGTTGACAGAATTAGGGGTGTGGCCATACCAGTTTAAGGCAGTGGGAGCGTGGCGGCTACCCTCCCACCGCTGAAATGTGTGCTTGCTGTAGTGTGTCACTCACACCCAGTCCTGGTCAGTAGAAGGTTACGTAGAACAGAATATCGTGTGCAACTGGGATAGAGTTATAGGGTTACTACTCTGGCCCCTGGGTGCCTCTTGCTTATTGTCAGCTTCTCCGAGAATGGTAAGTGGAGGAGCAGTGGAGATTTCTGAGTTTTTCCCCATCCCAGCTTCTCCCTGTTATTAAAATTGTTGCCTCGGGCAGAGCAGTGGGTGAGGCCCGCCTTGCTTTTCCACACCTGGCTCTGCCCTCTCCTATGGAACACGGCCCCAAGGCCCTAGGGATGAGGTAGGCAAAACTTCCCTCCTTTTCCAGTCAAACAACTCTAAGCAGCCTTTTCAGCTCTGGGGTGGTGCCATTTGCCCTGCTGGGGAAAGCTGTCTGTCCCCTACTGCCTGCGGTACATGCAGGTTTCTCCAGTGGGGCAAGCAGCCCACCCTCTCCCCCAGCTGGCTCCAGGAAAATAACGCAGGCGGGAGACCTCAGCACTCTTTCCCCATGTGCCGTGGCCCCAATCCAGATCCGGTCCCTGCACACCTGGGGATTGATTTCCCAGTGGGGAACTCGCAAGTCGTGTCTGATGGCAACTCCTCACAGTAGACCTGGACCCGACTCTGCAACCCGCAGACAGGCCCTTGCAGGGTAAGTCAGGCTACAGAGTCAGAGGGGATGTTGGGCAGTGGCTGGATCGATGGTCAGGCAGAGGTTAGGGTGTCAATAATAATGGCACGTGTCTAGTTTAAATACAACATTTTGACTTTTATTAACAGATCGGGCATACAATCATCCTTTTTGCTTAGTGGAATTTTGGAAAAATTCAGAAAATGTCACCATTGTGCACGTACTCACAAACGCTCATTCAGTTGTGCTGAAGGCCAGTGCACCCGAATCCTAGTCCACCCCTCACACCAGGGGCTAATAGCACGAGTGCGTACTTGCACGCCGGCCTCTTTGTGCCAAGCCAACCCAAGTGGGAAGGTTGACCACGGCTAAAAGATGAGGCACAGGGTGGGCTGGCCACTCTGGATCTAGCTAGGGTTACCGGCCTTCAGGTGAAGCCTGAAGACCTCCTAGAAGTACAACTagtctccagacgacagagatcagttgagaaaatggcagcttgggagtgCCAAATCTATGCCCTTAAAGCTCACAGaggaccccctccccaaacccaccctccacaggctccacccccaacctAGATTTGGCAGCCCTGGATCCAGCCCTCCAGGATCTAAGAGGCCTCAACGTGTGGCTCCAGC
This genomic window from Eublepharis macularius isolate TG4126 chromosome 8, MPM_Emac_v1.0, whole genome shotgun sequence contains:
- the LOC129334804 gene encoding actin-like protein 7A, coding for MSNRGRASSGSMPVKKGSIVKPCSRPKEKGETPRRMIVKETRAVVIDIGTGSCKCGFAGEQKPAHVISSTVGKHFQETAKTGDNRKETFVGKELQDAGIALKLVNPLRHGIIVDWDTIQDIWEYIFHKEMKIRPEEHAVLVSDPPLSPTTNREKYAEMLFETFCTPAMHIAYQSRLSMYSYGKTSGLVVESGHGVSYVVPIYEGYTLPSITERVDYAGSDVTQYLMKLLNESVKLFTEKDWRILEDIKENCCFTSLDFQQDSIAPLGKHAIEYELPDGQVIHIGRERFMCSEMLFKPSLINCQQLGLPLLTMTSLNKCDASLKRNLMGNILLCGGCTTMKGFADRFQKELTKICPNDKPIVIASPERKTSVWTGGSILASLKAFQQLWVHRKEYEERGPFYIYRKCF